A genome region from Prinia subflava isolate CZ2003 ecotype Zambia chromosome 12, Cam_Psub_1.2, whole genome shotgun sequence includes the following:
- the EDF1 gene encoding endothelial differentiation-related factor 1, translating into MAESDWDTVTVLRKKGPSAAQAKSKQAILAAQRRGEDVETSKKWAAGQNKQHFITKNTAKLDRETEELHHDRVSLEVGKVIQQGRQSKGLTQKDLATKINEKPQVIADYESGRAIPNNQVMGKIERAIGLKLRGKDIGKPLETGPKGK; encoded by the exons ATGGCGGAGAGCGACTGGGACACGGTCACGGTGCTGCGCAAGAAGGGCCCGAGCGCGGCCCAGGCCAAGTCCAAGCAG GCGATCTTGGCGGCCCAGCGGCGCGGCGAGGACGTGGAGACCTCCAAGAAGT GGGCAGCAGGCCAGAACAAACAACACTTCATTACAAAGAACACGGCCAAGCTTGACCGTGAAACAGAGGAACTACACCATGACAGAGTTTCCCTGGAGGTGGGCAAAGTCATCCAGCAGGGCCGACAGAGCAAGGGCCTCACGCAGAAGGACCTGGCCACG AAAATCAATGAGAAACCACAAGTTATCGCTGACTACGAATCAGGACGAGCAATCCCCAATAACCAGGTCATGGGCAAGATCGAAAGAGCCATCG GCCTCAAACTGCGTGGAAAGGACATTGGAAAACCTCTGGAAACCGGCCCCAAAGGAAAATGA
- the MAMDC4 gene encoding apical endosomal glycoprotein — MQVTCALHDLLWAPCLVPCRVLSPIVSPIAGTVLPSGSVLVNSCSSAAEQLCNFVCDCSDCSDENQCGYLWRSAVLGAPFTCDFEDSDCGWQDVGTSTYGWVRGRASLAMWGVGPHSDHTMGTDMGWFLVTTSPPAKTVATAWLRSPEMQEAAATCEIRTWYHLSGSCESTQGLNQTKRPVLRLAVVHKDEVVELWQSPERSSEGWHQLVAYPSRIMGQFQLIFSLTQPPTCRAEVALDDIMFRNCGLPKVGQQFCGAQESRCHRGSCVAQRRFCDGTDDCGDGSDEGVAQCKNFTHCSFDHNLCGWEAAAGPAVWGRNTSLNLGTSYGIPTRDHSNNSRAGFFLHVGSAPTAQTGGTAQLSSPTFQATNSCSLVLYCHLHGSATSNLSISYVTNSTKHLMRERIGDLGSCWVRERVDFNVMDPFKVLIEGVAGRGGTVAIDDLILSPGCVKEQEKPVVVLPSQADASLCSADEVACDSGDCIAAELACDFTDTCTDGSDENHCGTTTFESGAGGWHDISVGRLRWGLQKITESDIFLTGTFLDLQAGEGQMLGPAKARSPPLGPSGPACTMEMSYHIHSDPQGFLAISVADHTGSTQLAWQTQGHGSPTGGHVRVPLGKRSRPFQVELLAQVDLQGSASVGVDNVTFEQCYLDVVSPTAAELSCNFERGMCGWYQDLSSDFKWVLSTGQGQGSDHTTGSGYFLSVDPSVPWSHGQRAQLLTSRQEPAAAPRCLSFWYRLAGPQIGTLNLKLCLEGGEEVVLWTRRGTQGSIWHRAWATLPATGQQQYQVVFEVLRDGFLGDVGLDDIMQTAGPCGAELSCSFEAEGCGLAASRKGTWQRQSNSTGTTAGPVADHTTGTAAGHYMVVNTGRVSLPAGHTAALTSQPYQLSMSTQCLAFWYQMSSGTPGSLRVFVEQSRVRRQVLSISTMEGSNWHRSQVTIQPDSDWQVVFEAVGAGGYHGYIALDDLHVSDGACPEPASCDFEQDTCGWSSPSDPRLHTFAWDWKSGVTLAKYPSPEQDHTLGSRNGHYMHFDTSVLGARATRALLESPPLPAATDSCLHFWYHMDIPEHLFSGELRVTLLGAAGQRTVWSVAGHRSRGWQGAVVPVQSPSEFQITFEITTRRWPMEGTVALDDIVYSSRVGCHSSPESTVEEKPSGSLVVEVVLSLLLALIIVVVVAAGGWYWLKQRGLASRTPTESHSPQGFDNITFRDVRTG, encoded by the exons ATGCAGGTCACGTGTGCCCTCCATGACCTGCTGTGGGCACCATGCCTAGTTCCCTGCAGGGTTCTCAGCCCCATTGTCTCTCCCATAGCCGGAACCGTCCTCCCCAGTGGGTCTGTGCTCGTCAACAGCTGCAGCAGcgcagctgagcagctctgcaacTTTGTCTGTGACTGCAGCGACTGCTCAGATGAAAACCAGTGTG GGTATCTGTGGcgctcagcagtgctgggtgcccCCTTCACCTGTGACTTCGAGGACAGTGACTGTGGCTGGCAGGACGTGGGCACCTCAACATATGGATGGGTGCGAGGCCGGGCCAGCCTGGCCATGTGGGGTGTGGGGCCTCATTCAGACCACACCATGGGCACTGACATGG GTTGGTTCTTGGTGACCACGTCCCCCCCAGCAAAGACTGTGGCCACAGCCTGGCTCAGGTCACCGGAGATGCAGGAAGCAGCTGCCACATGTGAGATCAGAACCTGGTATCACCTCTCAGGGAGCTGTGAGAGCACCCAAG GGCTGAACCAGACGAAGCGGCCGGTGCTGCGCCTGGCTGTGGTACACAAGGATGAGGTGgtggagctgtggcagagccCCGAGCGCAGCAGTGAGGGCTGGCACCAGCTGGTTGCCTACCCCAGTCGGATCATGGGGCAGTTCCAG CTCATCTTCTCCCTGACACAACCACCcacctgcagggcagaggtggcCCTCGATGACATCATGTTCAGGAACTGTGGCTTACCAA AGGTCGGGCAGCAGTTCTGCGGGGCCCAGGAGAGCCGCTGCCACCGCGGTTCCTGTGTGGCACAGCGTCGTTTCTGTGATGGCACCGACGACTGCGGGGACGGCTCGGACGAGGGCGTGGCGCAATGCA AGAACTTCACCCACTGCTCTTTTGACCACAATCTCTGTGGCTGggaggcggcggccgggccAGCAGTGTGGGGCAGGAACACGAGCCTGAACCTGGGCACCTCCTACGGCATTCCCACTCGGGACCACAGCAACAACAGCAGGGCTG gTTTTTTCCTCCACGTGGGCAGTGCCCCCACTGCACAGACTggtggcacagctcagctcagcagccccACTTTCCAAGCCACCAACTCCTGTTCT CTTGTGCTGTACTGCCACCTCCATGGCTCAGCCACCAGCAACCTTAGCATCTCCTACGTGACCAACTCTACCAAACACCTGATGAGGGAGAGGATAGGAGacctgggcagctgctgggtcCGGGAGAGAGTGGATTTCAACGTGATGGATCCCTTCAAG GTGCTGATCGAGGGAGTGGCTGGCAGAGGGGGGACTGTGGCCATCGATGACCTGATCCTGTCTCCAGGCTGTGTGAAGGAGCAGG AGAAGCCAGTGGTCGTGCTGCCAAGCCAGGCGGATGCCAGCCTCTGCTCAGCAGACGAGGTGGCCTGTGACAGCGGGGACTGCATTGCCGCAGAGCTGGCCTGCGACTTCACTGACACGTGCACTGATGGCTCCGACGAGAATCACTGTG GGACAACAACCTTCGAgtcaggggctgggggctggcacgACATCAGTGTGGGGCGGCTGCGCTGGGGTCTGCAGAAGATCACTGAATCTGACATCTTCCTCACAG GGACTTTCCTGGACctccaggcaggagaaggaCAGATGTTGGGTCCTGCGAAAGCACGATCGCCTCCACTGGGCCCCTCTGGCCCTGCCTGCACCATGGAGATGAGCTACCACATCCACAGTGACCCCCAAG GCTTCCTAGCCATCAGTGTTGCAGATCACactggcagcacccagctggCCTGGCAGACACAAGGTCACGGCAGCCCAACTGGGGGTCATGTCCGTGTCCCGCTGGGAAAGAGAAGCCGGCCCTTCCAG GttgagctgctggcacaggtggATCTCCAGGGCTCGGCGAGTGTCGGCGTTGACAACGTGACATTCGAGCAGTGCTACCTTGATGTGGTGTCACCCACAGCTGCAG AGCTGTCCTGCAACTTTGAGAGGGGCATGTGTGGCTGGTACCAGGATCTGTCCAGTGACTTCAAATGGGTCCTCAGCAcggggcagggccagggctctGACCACACCACTGGCTCAG GCTACTTCTTGTCCGTGGACCCCTCTGTGCCATGGAGCCATGGGCAGCGGGCCCAGCTCCTCACCTCCCGCCAGGAGCCGGCCGCTGCCCCACGCTGTCTCTCCTTCTGGTACCGCCtggccggcccacaaattg gTACCCTGAACCTCAAGCTGTGcctggaaggaggggaggaggtggTGCTTTGGACCCGCCGAGGAACCCAGGGCAGCATCTGGCACCGGGCATGGGCAACACTGCCCGCCACGGGCCAGCAGCAGTACCAG GTGGTGTTTGAGGTGCTGCGTGACGGTTTTCTGGGGGACGTGGGGCTGGACGACATCATGCAGACAGCGGGACCCTGTGGGGCCgagctctcctgctcctttgAGGCAGAGGGCTGTGGACTGGCAGCCAGCAGAAAGGGCACCTGGCAGCGACAGAGCAACAGCACCGGCACCACTGCTGGCCCTGTGGCCGACCACACCACCGGCACCGCCGCAG GCCATTACATGGTAGTGAACACAGGCAGGgtctccctgcctgcagggcacACGGCTGCCCTCACCTCCCAGCCCTACCAGCTCTCCATGTCCACCCAGTGCCTGGCCTTCTGGTACCAGATGAGCTCTGGGACCCCAG gctcCCTCAGGGTGTTcgtggagcagagcagggtgaggaggCAGGTTCTGAGTATAAGCACCATGGAAGGGAGCAACTGGCACCGCAGCCAAGTCACCATCCAGCCCGACAGCGACTGGCAG GTGGTGTTTgaggcagtgggagctgggggTTACCACGGATACATCGCACTGGACGACCTGCATGTGTCGGATGgagcctgcccagagccag CATCCTGTGACTTCGAGCAGGACACTtgtggctggagcagcccctctGATCCCCGCTTGCACACCTTTGCCTGGGACTGGAAGAGTGGGGTCACCCTGGCCAAGTATCCCAGCCCTGAGCAAGATCACACCCTGGGCTCAAGGAATG GTCACTACATGCACTTTGACACCAGCGTGCTGGGTGCCAGGGCCaccagagccctgctggagaGCCCACCCCTGCCCGCGGCCACTGACTCCTGCCTGCACTTCTGGTACCACATGGACATCCCGGAGCACCTTT TCAGTGGGGAGCTGCGGGTGACACTGCTCGGCGCAGCGGGGCAGCGCACGGTGTGGAGCGTGGCGGGGCaccgcagccggggctggcagggcgCTGTGGTGCCGGTGCAGAGCCCCAGTGAGTTCCAG ATCACTTTTGAGATCACCACACGGAGGTGGCCGATGGAGGGGACAGTGGCACTGGATGACATTGTGTACAGCAGCAGAGTGGGCTGCCATTCCAGCCCGGAGAGTACAGTGGAAG AGAAACCCTCCGGCAGTCTTGTGGTGGAGGTAGTGCTCAGTCTGCTCCTGGCCCTCATCATCGTGGTGGTGgtggctgctgggggctggTACTGGCTGAAACAGCGAGGGCTGGCAAGCAGGACACCCACAGAGAGCCACAGTCCCCAGGGCTTCGATAACATCACCTTCCGAGATGTAAGGACAGGGTGA